A region from the Aegilops tauschii subsp. strangulata cultivar AL8/78 chromosome 5, Aet v6.0, whole genome shotgun sequence genome encodes:
- the LOC109773642 gene encoding extra-large guanine nucleotide-binding protein 1 — protein MASAVTVAGDAEYSFAAEYDGPPLPYSLPRAIPLDLSHIPLAALSSSSSPPPTGSSPLPVVRPLTPSSLCSAIHAQQHAAGPPRSSGGPAGGGGAQAVADSPTSVIENHHAAAHHSAELPSSPSDADDDDKEEEEGAGMPSVPHQPTVSFAETSCSLLESSEEEEEEDDDEDETADEALPAAARSSGSLSPAHFEAGNHPTGAKSRGCYRCGKGGGFWGRGDKEACLACGARYCSACVLRAMGSMPEGRKCLSCIGRPVAESRRNALGRGSRVLRRLISAAEVELVMRSERECAANQLRPEDIYVNGAKLSPEELALLQGCACPPSRLRPGFYWYDKVSGFWGKEGHKPHCIISANLNVGGALVQKASNGSTGILVNGREITKSELQILKLAGVQCAGKPHFWLNADGSYQEEGQKTVKGKIWDKPIVKLLSPVLSLPTPNKMTNQCGEEAINVVNRPEYLEQRTTQKLLLVGSGTSTILKQAKFSYKSKPFSMDECEDLKLIIQSNIYRYIGILLEGRERFEEEVLADRRKLCQHDPSSSGRPESGFCDEEVTEYSIVPRLKAFSDWILKAMALGNLEDIFPAASREYAPLVEELWKDPAIQATYRRRNELPFLPSAASYFLDRVVDISRTEYELCDIDILYADGITSSDGLASTDISFPQLALDLRVADELDPQDTLLRYQLIRINNKGLRENSKWLQMFDDVSLVIFCVAVSDYDEYYEDANGTVVNKMIESKQLFESIALHPTFEQMNFLLLLTKFDLLEQKIGKSPLTACDWFAEFTPLVSRNLIDGTSRSKRGSHNGASLAQMAAHYIGVKFKRLFHSLTERKLYVSYVNALDQQSVCSAIRYGREIVKWEEEKPVFGSSETVYSGDEPSSYSH, from the exons ATGGCCTCCGCCGTCACCGTCGCCGGCGACGCCGAGTACTCCTTCGCGGCGGAGTACGACGGCCCGCCGCTCCCCTACTCCCTCCCGCGCGCCATCCCGCTCGACCTCTCCCACATCCCGCTcgccgccctctcctcctcctcctcgccgccgcccacCGGCTCCTCGCCGCTCCCCGTCGTGCGGCCCCTCACCCCCTCCTCCCTCTGCTCCGCCATCCACGCGCAGCAGCACGCGGCGGGGCCTCCTCGCTCCTCCGGGGGCCCCGCGGGGGGTGGTGGCGCCCAGGCGGTCGCCGACTCCCCGACCTCCGTCATCGAGAACCACCACGCCGCCGCGCACCACTCCGCCGAGCTCCCCTCCTCCCCCTCTGACGCCGATGACGACgacaaggaggaagaggagggggccGGGATGCCGTCGGTTCCCCACCAGCCCACCGTCTCCTTCGCCGAGACCAGCTGCTCCCTCCTCGAATcatccgaggaggaggaggaggaggacgacgacgaggacgaaACCGCCGACGAGGCCCTGCCTGCCGCCGCTCGATCCAGCGGCTCCCTCTCGCCGGCGCATTTCGAGGCGGGGAACCACCCGACGGGAGCCAAGTCCCGGGGCTGCTACAGATGCGGGAAGGGAGGCGGCTTCTGGGGCCGTGGGGACAAGGAGGCGTGCCTCGCCTGCGGCGCACGGTACTGCTCGGCTTGCGTGCTCCGGGCAATGGGGTCCATGCCGGAGGGCCGCAAGTGCTTGTCCTGCATCGGGCGGCCCGTGGCCGAGTCGAGGCGGAATGCCCTGGGCCGAGGCTCACGCGTGCTGCGGCGACTGATCAGTGCGGCGGAGGTGGAGCTCGTCATGAGAAGCGAGCGTGAATGCGCAGCGAACCAGCTGCGCCCGGAGGACATTTACGTTAATGGGGCTAAGTTGTCACCGGAGGAGCTAGCTTTGCTGCAGGGATGCGCGTGCCCTCCTTCCAGGCTCCGTCCTGGCTTCTATTGGTACGACAAGGTATCCGGCTTCTGGGGCAAG GAGGGACACAAACCCCATTGCATAATAAGCGCAAATCTAAATGTTGGAGGTGCTTTAGTTCAAAAGGCGAGCAATGGGAGCACCGGAATCTTGGTAAATGGCCGTGAGATTACAAAATCTGAGCTGCAAATACTTAAG TTGGCAGGAGTTCAGTGTGCTGGGAAACCTCACTTTTGGTTGAATGCTGATGGGAGTTACCAAGAGGAAGGCCAAAAAACTGTTAAAGGAAAGATTTGGGATAAG CCTATAGTGAAGCTGCTTAGTCCTGTCCTGTCATTGCCAACTCCTAATAAAATGACTAATCAATGCGGCGAAGAGGCTATTAATGTAGTAAATCGACCTGAATACTTGGAGCAAAGGACGACCCAGAAACTTCTGTTAGTTGGATCAGGGACAAGCACCATACTCAAACAG GCTAAATTCTCATACAAGAGTAAACCATTTTCGATGGATGAGTGTGAAGATCTCAAACTTATCatacaaagtaacatatatcgcTACATTGGTATACTTCTTGAAGGCCGTGAACGGTTTGAAGAGGAAGTTTTAGCTGATAGAAGAAAACTCTGCCAACACGATCCTTCTAGCTCTG GGCGTCCTGAGTCGGGGTTCTGTGATGAAGAAGTTACTGAGTACTCCATTGTCCCACGCTTGAAAGCATTCTCGGATTGGATTCTAAAGGCCATGGCTTTGGGTAATCTTGAAGACATTTTCCCTGCAGCTAGTCGTGAATATGCGCCACTGGTTGAGGAACTATGGAAAGATCCTGCTATTCAAGCTACATATAGACGAAGAAATGAACTGCCGTTCCTTCCGTCTGCTGCCAGTTACTTCCTTGACAGG GTAGTTGATATTTCTCGAACGGAATATGAGCTCTGTGATATCGATATCCTCTATGCTGATGGAATAACATCCTCGGATGGATTAGCATCTACAGATATCTCTTTCCCGCAGCTGGCTTTGGATTTGCGGGTTGCTGATGAGCTTGATCCACAAGACACGTTGCTAAG GTACCAGCTGATCAGAATAAACAATAAAGGATTGCGGGAGAACAGCAAATGGCTGCAGATGTTCGATGATGTCAGCCTTGTCATCTTCTGTGTTGCGGTTAGCGATTATGACGAGTACTACGAGGATGCAAATGGCACCGTTGTCAACAAGATGATAGAGAGCAAACAGTTATTTGAGAGCATTGCTCTTCATCCAACGTTCGAGCAGATGAATTTTCTCCTACTCCTGACCAAGTTTGATCTTCTAGAGCAGAAGATTGGTAAATCCCCGCTAACCGCATGCGACTGGTTTGCTGAATTCACCCCGTTGGTAAGTCGCAATCTGATTGACGGAACCAGCAGAAGCAAGCGCGGCAGCCACAATGGCGCGTCGCTGGCGCAGATGGCCGCGCACTACATCGGCGTGAAATTCAAGAGGCTGTTCCACTCGCTCACAGAGCGGAAGCTCTATGTATCCTACGTGAACGCCCTGGACCAGCAGTCTGTCTGCTCGGCGATCCGCTACGGCCGGGAGATCGTCAAGTGGGAGGAGGAGAAGCCTGTTTTCGGCTCCAGCGAGACGGTATACAGCGGCGACGAGCCGAGCTCCTACTCCCACTGA